The following coding sequences are from one Pseudomonadota bacterium window:
- a CDS encoding phosphate ABC transporter ATP-binding protein → MENRQAEKFSSEPSAQTHKSTAKSKPSKLVSRDERRTVGDPFLDNPRLVCREVNVYYGEKHAINNASIDIASNEVIAMIGPSGCGKSTFLRCLNRMNDTIDNCRVTGSIRLDGDDIHSTDVDPVLLRAKVGMVFQKPNPFPKSIWENVAYGPRIHGLASNRGELDEIVETSLHRAGLWEEVKDRLDEPGTGLSGGQQQRLCIARTIAVSPEVILMDEPCSALDPIATARIEDLIGELRENFTIIIVTHSMQQASRVSQRTAFFHLGDLIEVGSTKRIFTNPRHQLTEDYITGRFG, encoded by the coding sequence TCAGCCGGGACGAGCGCCGAACCGTCGGCGACCCCTTTCTTGACAATCCCCGCCTGGTCTGCCGCGAGGTCAACGTTTATTACGGTGAAAAGCACGCGATCAACAACGCCTCGATCGACATCGCCAGCAACGAGGTCATCGCCATGATCGGGCCCTCCGGGTGCGGCAAATCAACCTTTCTGCGCTGCCTGAACCGCATGAACGACACCATCGACAATTGTCGGGTAACGGGCAGCATTCGCCTTGACGGAGACGACATTCACAGCACCGACGTAGATCCGGTCCTGTTGCGGGCCAAGGTCGGCATGGTCTTTCAGAAACCCAACCCTTTTCCCAAGTCGATCTGGGAAAACGTGGCCTACGGCCCCCGGATTCACGGACTCGCCTCCAATCGCGGTGAACTCGATGAAATCGTCGAGACCTCGCTGCACCGGGCCGGGCTCTGGGAGGAGGTCAAGGATCGTCTGGATGAGCCCGGCACCGGCCTTTCCGGCGGCCAGCAGCAGCGTCTTTGCATCGCACGTACGATCGCCGTCAGCCCGGAAGTGATTCTGATGGACGAACCCTGTTCGGCTCTCGATCCGATCGCCACCGCCCGCATCGAGGATCTGATCGGCGAATTGCGGGAAAATTTCACGATCATCATCGTTACCCACTCCATGCAGCAGGCCTCCCGGGTTTCCCAGCGCACGGCTTTTTTTCATCTCGGCGACCTTATCGAAGTGGGTTCCACCAAAAGAATTTTCACCAATCCGCGCCATCAGCTGACCGAGGACTATATCACCGGCCGTTTCGGCTGA